The genomic window ATTTATGTGCTCGGTGTTAAAAAAGCAAGGTTACGGCGAGGGCTTCCGTTGGCTCGCTCAGTATATCGACTGAATGCACATAATAATCGAAACACTCTGATTCCTAGCAGTTTAACTCATTTCCCTTTCCTCTGTTTCATTGTGGATAACGGTATTAAAACGATAGGACATTATCCTCACACGTATTGAACAGTGGGAAAGGAATATGTTTAATACTACAAACTGCAGTAACAGATCCAAGACAGTGCACATAAGAAAAGACGAATATTCTTGGAAACTTAACGTAACGAGCAAGCGCGATAGGACTGATTTCTTTGATATGATAATATCGTATGGTGACGTACATTCTTATTTTACGTTTGCAAGCAATGTTTAGTTCCATACAAATTTCTTCAATTATCATTCTCCAATTAATACTAGATCTACGGACATGCTGAACATCAATCTGaacattttgataaataaaagtaataaagatTCTAATTGCAAGTGTTTGCCAAATTCCTTTGTTCTATTGTGACACTATGATGTTTTGATTTACTAGAATTACTTTCTATGAgttttctatgaaaataatttttaaataatcgggcagtctattctcttttattctctttattgtttcttcgtatttatCTTTAAAGTGCTTCTCTGATccctgttattttttttctatttagtAAAAGACATCCCCTTAGTTTTAATCTCGTGTTTTAATCAAGATATAATCATTTGAAAAGCAGAAAATGTACTTGATACATTATCGCGTGCTGTGAATTCTCAAATAAACGCAAATGCGCaggatattatttaatattatctttttttttgtcattgtACATACGTAACACTGCTATTTCAGAGCTTTTTGGTTGCTATCAAATATAGTTAGTTTATCTCAAATCGTCGATATAGAATCATACTTACGCGTTTAagcattaatttttaattttaattgtttatagGTAATGGGATAGCTACCGCATAAAATTTCAcgcgatttctttttaatcaaacgGACTTATCAATATCTTGTAACTCTTTCATAGTTCAAAATCAAAAGCATTGATATgacaaaacattttttatgtatCGGTACTATATAGTTATAAGTACTTATAATGTTTTCGTCTTCATTTTACacaaataaaacatattgTTTATAACGTATAGTTCATACCTATATAAACCTTCGCCATAaagtttttcattcttttttaacaaatctTTATTGCATCATATGCTTTTATCTATGAATATGTCACTCCATCGcttatctgtctctttcttttataaagtATATCTTCAGAGTTGCACGTAGTTATAATCGTCGATGATTCTATACCTATCTTCTCGATAATGTACCAAATCATCCAAAAAACGCTTACTACTCTCGTTATGCAACTTCACTAATACCGGAGGGAGTCGAGTTATCCCAGCTGTATTTGCCAAATCATCGTAATATTGGCCTTGTTCCATTCCCATCATGTGAAAGTGTCTTTTACTCAATCCATTTTTAATACGTCTTTCCAATTCTTCCGACTCTTCTTGTAACATCATTGCTTTTTCAGGAAACGTTTTTTCTCCATGCCAAAACCGCGAAAGAAATCGTATCTTTTGTTATACGaatataacagaaaaaatatatttttaatctttcatcaggaattattctatatacgtAATCAATAACAATGACGTACCTGCAGATCGAACATACTAAAGGCGCAAACATAAAATGGTAATCCGACAATTGCGAGAGTAGGATTTTCTATAGACACAAGATGTTTCCAAAGCGGTGTTACCATATTCGAATCCACACGAATACCGCATTTttccgaaagaaaaggaaaactgTATTTGTATCCTATAACAACGGATTTGGAAATGATAGGAATTAGTTGTTCATTTGACGTTTAATATTGATTACCTGTACAATAGAATATAACGTCGATCGTTTCCTTACTGCCGTCTCGAAAAACTGCATCGTGTTCGGTTAACTCTACGACGTCTGTTTTCTAACGTTAAAaagagattagaaaatattttaatgaaacacGTTGAATATCGTCGATCACtcttagatattatttaaaaattacctGAATCACATTATCGGGAAATTTTGTCAGTATCGTCTCTTTTAAATGATGACTTAAAATTACACGTTTTGCATTCGTCGATATTTCGAGAGCTAAATCCATacctttgaaaaattataattagataCTAATTAACACAtcgtaacaaaattttatgttattttaccGGAAGGACCTGCACCAAGGACAACGACAGTTTTATCTTTAAAGATAGTCGGTACTCTGTAATCATGGCTGTGCAGTTGATCTCCTTGAAAAACGTTCTGACCTTTTAAATTCGGAGTAAAGGGTTCGAAATAATGACCATTGCAAACCATAATCGCATCGAATGTCTCAGTTTTAACAACGTTCTCCTTTAAATCTCTGACCTTAACCGACCATTTATGATTCTCCGAGATTGGTTCTACGTATTCAACATGATgaagaaactaaaaaataatccGAAAATCTCACGTCTTTACGTTCTTTCAAATTTCTCTGCGTTCTTCTACGTTATCGATGGATCAATTTCAAATGAACACACTTACGCGAATGTATTGTCTCAATTTAAAATGATCGCAATaggaattaagaaaattaagtaTTTCATTGCGCGTTAAGTAACTCTCTGGTCGATCTGGTATCGGGAAATCAGGAAAACCCATCACTTCTTTCGGTAAATTTGTCCTAAATTATAGCATTTCGATCAAATTGATATATCGatcttatacatttttttttttttttatcataaaacaaATTTCGAATCTTTATGATTGTTTTTCATATTACCTCAAACTTTTGTACATGCTGGTATGAATCGGTAAATTGTACCGATCCAAACCAGTTTCTTCTCTATAAACCCAAGTGCCACCgatttcttctgttttctcGTAGCATACGATTTCATCTTTGTAAGTACTGGAAGTGAAATGTCTCAGAGCCGCTAAACCTGCTGCTCCAGCACCGATCACCGCAAATTTCATCTTTGGAACGAGCCTAGCTGTTCAAGAATTTTAAATCGTAATACTATgtattataatgattataaaaaaaaaaaaatattgaacttttattaatacgatcttcctatttataaattaagattaaaattaagtaattaaaattgaGTTACGAATTGCAGATACGTTGATAATCACTCGATTGATCATTTACACGATAGAGTATCGAACATAGAACTGATTAGAAATGTGAAAggtagattatatatatatagatgcagAGATGAAAGGCAAATATTTACCTTTTTCCTAACTTGCACATTACTCACCAGCAGTGAAATAAAGCGCCAAAGAGcaaagaatgtatatatatatatataaatatacacaaaaGATATTGTTTATAGTATAACGAAAAAgcataaaaagataaagttcgAAACTCGAGAAACACTTGATGCACGTATCGAAGTCCAAGACAGAATAAGCAATGGGAGGACGATCTATTAAGAATAGTCGAGCAGAAAGTGGAGGTATATCGTATAAAGACTGATATTGATAACGAGGTCGACGTGTTTAccataaaagagaaaacggtAGAGTATTTTTGATACAATAATCAGTAGTAATCGCAACTCTGACCTTCGATCTTGTATATATGTCTAATATTACGTTCGTACTGTTACTGATTTGAATTATGAGTTCTTTatcaacttttcttttcttctctatcatTTAAAACAGTGCGTACCTTATTagaatttcgttttttctaaCTTTTACAAAAAATCACAAAGATTCAACATAGCTTCTTCAtccaatttataaataatatatatgtacacacacgaTTTAtacagagaataaaaaagtgtgcattttattaatattttttaacaataattacaTTCAGCTAATTTGGTATTATTTCACtcacaaataataaattctttttactttgATAACAAAGTAACACTGGATGGTATTACCCGTAGATTAAAttctacaataaaaaaatatatagaaacatatacgATATCGCATATTCTAtcgcattttttatttttataaatctgttatcgataaaaataaatgcacGTTttgaattatgtatattaaaaatacattcaaATGGAGGGTCATAATCATCTTTCcataaaacgataaatatattttgttttatcttctcGAGTAAATTTCGGATTCCCATTTAGTTCTATATAGCATATACAATTGCATAGCTGCTCTTGCATCTTCAACTGAATTATGTTCACCTACTTGTATTTCTATTCCTAGTAGCTCTGACGCTAATCTTTTTAGACTAGGAGTATTTGCTTTTGTAATTTGTCTAAAAGGTTTATATCTAGATGTATCCCTTAAACTTCTCCATGGATGTGATAAGAATAGTACAGCTAAATCATTCTTTAAAGCGTGACCAACTAGAATTCGTCCTTTTAATATATCTGCTACTTCTTTTTGTACAACAGAAAATTCTTCTCCATTCTTTAAATGATGCGGATAAATACCACTGACGGCTGTTCTATAATCTtgcactttctctctcggcTTAACATATTTATCATACAAGCAATAACcaaatttatttacgatagATACCCTAGCAATCATACTTTCACTCCCATCGCCAATTCCAACCATTTCACAATCTATTGCAATcagttttgttatttttttgttattctctGGTATAGTACAATCgtatttcttctcctccttcatTGTATTGCCCtataagaatgaaaatcaaattattttccaagaTAACTATGAAATCAGTAActttacataaatttataaaaaaaaaaataccatttCAAGCAGAGAAAGATTtgattttttgaatttttgagatttattggaaaatttctttgtcgaattattcttctttttatcataaCTTGATTCTtctgtatgtattatatctttatatgcCTTCCAATTACAACCAGACGCAGAACGTCTAGTAACCGGTTTTTTACAAGTTGTAATTTCTTCTTGTATTTTCTCCATAGATTTGTTTTTTCCACACAGCATATCCCGATCTCCCATATTTTGATTCTGGTTTTTCCTTGAatcatcattaattaatacaattaactaatataaattcgtttgGATAACTATCTCATTCCCCTAACCTATAAGTAACACGTatgaaattatacaaaaaagaaaaaaaaaacgaacgagtaCAACCGAAGCCTTGCTAATCCAAATTgactaaataatatatatttttcacaaaTGTTGCTAGTTATAAAactgtaaataaattaatttttctcgaatGTTAGAAAGAAACTTGTGTAGTATTTTACTCAGTCATAAAACAAACATATACCAttcacataaataaataaaaataaatatataaaaatataattaaacgatatttacGTTGACGTAAGCTGATCAAATCGagattaatacaaattttcagTTTACTGGAACATAGAATACAAGCTCAAGATGTAAGACCTACTTATAACATTATTTCCCTTCACTAGACAATGAAAAATGATCTAAATTAAAATGGCTctatacgatattaattacGTTAAAAGTTAGTAATAGTTTTCAATCGTAAGACGTTTATAGCTTCGCAATAACTTAAATTACCTTTTCAATAacgcataaataaatacgagaaTCACTAAAGTAAGGATGGAAAGGATCATTTCGTAAGGTCAACTCTGTGCGTCTTCTATCGATACATGAATAAAGGTTAAATTTAtacaaacgatatatatagatatatttatatagaaaatagataaCCATGGATGAAATGCAACTTAGATTCAATAAGGAACTTTCATtcggaaagaaaatgaaaaaacatttaaaacgTGATTCAATGTTCTGGTTCTATTACCTGTGAATATGTAACAAAGATTTATCTTTAACTTACATCGATTTAAATCGGaagtatttcaattttaaatgtTGTCTGCAATGTAATAGAAGCATAAAGATGGactgataaatatatatacacatatcatacatatatataaatatatgcatgatacaaatataaaatttcacatatacattttaaatcatacaagatatttaataattacacaATACTATGATATATACAGCACAGAATAAACATTTGATACATTTTATAAGCAAGTATACGCCTCAATCCCAAGCTTCTGATACTTTTAAGTGACTTAATCTATCCGCAATTGTTATAGATTTAGAAAACTTTTCGTCTTTTAGTTTGccatatattttacttaaagTTGGCTTTTCTATATGATTCATGTGACCACGAGATTGTTGACTCGTTAAATAGGGATGTCTTAAAATCAACAtgtttcgttcttctctttcaaagTCATGTcttaattttaacaaatcttCAAAACTTGGTTTCTTTACTATACGATACTTCCtgtaataaagaaacaacaaataaatgcatcaaagtaaaatatttttcgttacaATCAAAATAGGGTATCAATCAAAATAGTACATTTACGGATAATccataaacaaaaataatataactcaCCCTCTGAATCGATAAGgtatttctttcaataaaaCTGTGCCGAGTCTCATAATTATGGCCACAACTTATCAATAACGAAATCTATTTGAAAATACTTCGTTCTACCAAAATAAGGTTATGTACTCACCGACTTGATAGGAATCAAAGTTACTATAACCCCGACGACGATGACGCCACCTCAAAATCACAACCGAAGAATGATCTTTCATTCGGTAGATACTATCGATATATAGAATGGTAAACTTCAATGAACGAGGAACCAATCACAGCTTCGCGTACAATACTACGAATCCCGAGTAACGTACGTTCCATTCAATTGGCCAGTGTACGACGAGTCGTCATTCATAGGAGTAGGAAGCATGTCGTCTTATTGGCTGAACCAAAGGAGCCAATGAGAAGGCGATATCGGACGTTACTAGCGACACCTCGTGGACGATACTATAAGCGGCAAGATTTAAACGTCGTTTGGCTCGAATCGACTACGGCTCTGTTGCAATCGTGCTGCCACGTTGCTATTCGTTTAAAAGTAACGCGACGTCTTCTATAAAAGTGTTCGACGAGGTTTTTTTTACATCGGACAAGGGTGAAAATCAATCGCGTTATCAAATAATTACGAGCGCGGTTCTCGGAAGTAAAAGTGTAAACGAAATACAAGATGTTTGATATCCCCCGTCAGAAAAGGTTTAAATTTACCTTTAAAAATGCACCTTGTTGTATCGTAATAGATGGCACAGGTGTCGCGTCGATTGACAAAAAGAGCACAAGTAGGTACGGCGCTAGAATCGAGAGAGCAGCTGATTCGCGTGAATCGTGCGCTGGAGTTTTGCTCGTGGTAGATCTCGCAGTGTTCGGTAGTGTGCAGTCGTCGGCGCACTTGGGTCGACGCTAGTGGATGAGTGGAAAGGCGGCTCgtcagatataaaaaagatcataATTAGTCTCGCTGTTCGATTCATATACGAGGGTGTTGTTTTTATCAGTGGGGGCGTgagtgtgcgtgcgtgcgtgcggcGTGTGGCTGCGgtgtgtatgtgcgcgcgcgcgcgtgcatgcgtgcatgcatgcatgcgtgAGTAACGAGCGAGGGAgggagcgagcgagcgagcgagcgagcgaacgaatcTGATtctcgtcgaaagaaaaagaagaacgataataacgagagggaggagatggaggagtaggtggaggagaaaaaggaggtggaaagaagggaagatcgacaaagaagaagagggaaagaggagtGAAAGGCCAGAGGAATAGGCGCGACGACGGAAGGAGCATCTTCGTCGTGGAAAAACGAGTAAGTGAACGGTTTGGTTTCTTCCAAGTTAGGCGATGACAGCAGTCTCTTCGCCtatcccttttcttctctatccctcttcttcgtctcttctttctcctcttatcCTCTTCGACCGTTCCTCGATATAGCGAGCGCGCGCAAAGACGTGCTTGCGCACACGTGTACAGACGACGATagtccctctctttccctctcttttctactACCGTCGCACGCGaacgcgcgcacgcacgcacactcTTGCATCCGTACTCAC from Vespula vulgaris chromosome 13, iyVesVulg1.1, whole genome shotgun sequence includes these protein-coding regions:
- the LOC127068423 gene encoding flavin-containing monooxygenase 2-like isoform X2, giving the protein MLFRYTINNIFCVYLYIYIYILCSLALYFTAARLVPKMKFAVIGAGAAGLAALRHFTSSTYKDEIVCYEKTEEIGGTWVYREETGLDRYNLPIHTSMYKSLRTNLPKEVMGFPDFPIPDRPESYLTRNEILNFLNSYCDHFKLRQYIRFLHHVEYVEPISENHKWSVKVRDLKENVVKTETFDAIMVCNGHYFEPFTPNLKGQNVFQGDQLHSHDYRVPTIFKDKTVVVLGAGPSGMDLALEISTNAKRVILSHHLKETILTKFPDNVIQKTDVVELTEHDAVFRDGSKETIDVIFYCTGYKYSFPFLSEKCGIRVDSNMVTPLWKHLVSIENPTLAIVGLPFYVCAFSMFDLQIRFLSRFWHGEKTFPEKAMMLQEESEELERRIKNGLSKRHFHMMGMEQGQYYDDLANTAGITRLPPVLVKLHNESSKRFLDDLVHYREDRYRIIDDYNYVQL
- the LOC127068423 gene encoding flavin-containing monooxygenase 2-like isoform X4, which codes for MCKLGKRLVPKMKFAVIGAGAAGLAALRHFTSSTYKDEIVCYEKTEEIGGTWVYREETGLDRYNLPIHTSMYKSLRTNLPKEVMGFPDFPIPDRPESYLTRNEILNFLNSYCDHFKLRQYIRFLHHVEYVEPISENHKWSVKVRDLKENVVKTETFDAIMVCNGHYFEPFTPNLKGQNVFQGDQLHSHDYRVPTIFKDKTVVVLGAGPSGMDLALEISTNAKRVILSHHLKETILTKFPDNVIQKTDVVELTEHDAVFRDGSKETIDVIFYCTGYKYSFPFLSEKCGIRVDSNMVTPLWKHLVSIENPTLAIVGLPFYVCAFSMFDLQIRFLSRFWHGEKTFPEKAMMLQEESEELERRIKNGLSKRHFHMMGMEQGQYYDDLANTAGITRLPPVLVKLHNESSKRFLDDLVHYREDRYRIIDDYNYVQL
- the LOC127068423 gene encoding flavin-containing monooxygenase 2-like isoform X5, whose translation is MKFAVIGAGAAGLAALRHFTSSTYKDEIVCYEKTEEIGGTWVYREETGLDRYNLPIHTSMYKSLRTNLPKEVMGFPDFPIPDRPESYLTRNEILNFLNSYCDHFKLRQYIRFLHHVEYVEPISENHKWSVKVRDLKENVVKTETFDAIMVCNGHYFEPFTPNLKGQNVFQGDQLHSHDYRVPTIFKDKTVVVLGAGPSGMDLALEISTNAKRVILSHHLKETILTKFPDNVIQKTDVVELTEHDAVFRDGSKETIDVIFYCTGYKYSFPFLSEKCGIRVDSNMVTPLWKHLVSIENPTLAIVGLPFYVCAFSMFDLQIRFLSRFWHGEKTFPEKAMMLQEESEELERRIKNGLSKRHFHMMGMEQGQYYDDLANTAGITRLPPVLVKLHNESSKRFLDDLVHYREDRYRIIDDYNYVQL
- the LOC127068423 gene encoding flavin-containing monooxygenase 2-like isoform X3 — protein: MINRVIINVSAIPRLVPKMKFAVIGAGAAGLAALRHFTSSTYKDEIVCYEKTEEIGGTWVYREETGLDRYNLPIHTSMYKSLRTNLPKEVMGFPDFPIPDRPESYLTRNEILNFLNSYCDHFKLRQYIRFLHHVEYVEPISENHKWSVKVRDLKENVVKTETFDAIMVCNGHYFEPFTPNLKGQNVFQGDQLHSHDYRVPTIFKDKTVVVLGAGPSGMDLALEISTNAKRVILSHHLKETILTKFPDNVIQKTDVVELTEHDAVFRDGSKETIDVIFYCTGYKYSFPFLSEKCGIRVDSNMVTPLWKHLVSIENPTLAIVGLPFYVCAFSMFDLQIRFLSRFWHGEKTFPEKAMMLQEESEELERRIKNGLSKRHFHMMGMEQGQYYDDLANTAGITRLPPVLVKLHNESSKRFLDDLVHYREDRYRIIDDYNYVQL
- the LOC127068423 gene encoding uncharacterized protein LOC127068423 isoform X1 → MVNTSTSLSISVFIRYTSTFCSTILNRSSSHCLFCLGLRYVHQVFLEFRTLSFYAFSLYYKQYLLCIFIYIYIHSLLFGALFHCWLVPKMKFAVIGAGAAGLAALRHFTSSTYKDEIVCYEKTEEIGGTWVYREETGLDRYNLPIHTSMYKSLRTNLPKEVMGFPDFPIPDRPESYLTRNEILNFLNSYCDHFKLRQYIRFLHHVEYVEPISENHKWSVKVRDLKENVVKTETFDAIMVCNGHYFEPFTPNLKGQNVFQGDQLHSHDYRVPTIFKDKTVVVLGAGPSGMDLALEISTNAKRVILSHHLKETILTKFPDNVIQKTDVVELTEHDAVFRDGSKETIDVIFYCTGYKYSFPFLSEKCGIRVDSNMVTPLWKHLVSIENPTLAIVGLPFYVCAFSMFDLQIRFLSRFWHGEKTFPEKAMMLQEESEELERRIKNGLSKRHFHMMGMEQGQYYDDLANTAGITRLPPVLVKLHNESSKRFLDDLVHYREDRYRIIDDYNYVQL
- the LOC127068442 gene encoding uncharacterized protein LOC127068442 isoform X1; this translates as MHIFIYMYDMCIYIYQSIFMLLLHCRQHLKLKYFRFKSMKNQNQNMGDRDMLCGKNKSMEKIQEEITTCKKPVTRRSASGCNWKAYKDIIHTEESSYDKKKNNSTKKFSNKSQKFKKSNLSLLEMGNTMKEEKKYDCTIPENNKKITKLIAIDCEMVGIGDGSESMIARVSIVNKFGYCLYDKYVKPREKVQDYRTAVSGIYPHHLKNGEEFSVVQKEVADILKGRILVGHALKNDLAVLFLSHPWRSLRDTSRYKPFRQITKANTPSLKRLASELLGIEIQVGEHNSVEDARAAMQLYMLYRTKWESEIYSRR
- the LOC127068442 gene encoding RNA exonuclease 4 isoform X2; this encodes MILSILTLVILVFIYALLKRKNQNQNMGDRDMLCGKNKSMEKIQEEITTCKKPVTRRSASGCNWKAYKDIIHTEESSYDKKKNNSTKKFSNKSQKFKKSNLSLLEMGNTMKEEKKYDCTIPENNKKITKLIAIDCEMVGIGDGSESMIARVSIVNKFGYCLYDKYVKPREKVQDYRTAVSGIYPHHLKNGEEFSVVQKEVADILKGRILVGHALKNDLAVLFLSHPWRSLRDTSRYKPFRQITKANTPSLKRLASELLGIEIQVGEHNSVEDARAAMQLYMLYRTKWESEIYSRR
- the LOC127068442 gene encoding RNA exonuclease 4 isoform X3, yielding MGDRDMLCGKNKSMEKIQEEITTCKKPVTRRSASGCNWKAYKDIIHTEESSYDKKKNNSTKKFSNKSQKFKKSNLSLLEMGNTMKEEKKYDCTIPENNKKITKLIAIDCEMVGIGDGSESMIARVSIVNKFGYCLYDKYVKPREKVQDYRTAVSGIYPHHLKNGEEFSVVQKEVADILKGRILVGHALKNDLAVLFLSHPWRSLRDTSRYKPFRQITKANTPSLKRLASELLGIEIQVGEHNSVEDARAAMQLYMLYRTKWESEIYSRR
- the LOC127068479 gene encoding uncharacterized protein LOC127068479, yielding MRLGTVLLKEIPYRFRGKYRIVKKPSFEDLLKLRHDFEREERNMLILRHPYLTSQQSRGHMNHIEKPTLSKIYGKLKDEKFSKSITIADRLSHLKVSEAWD